The stretch of DNA CTTCTAGAGATTGTATCTCTGCTATCCTCTTCTCGAAGTAGAAATAGTCTTGCTTAGCCCTAACACCCTTGTACAAGAGCCAAGAACCATCATCAACAACAACGCTTGCCAGCACGTTTATGCCAAGATCAATCGAGGCTACCCTATCACCCTTTGGAGAGGCAATCTGGATAGTTTTTCTCTCACCCCTGACAATATGCTTGGCTTTATTGCCGTTTTTCGTTGTCTCTACACCGACCTCGACTGGTATGTGGGCATACCACTTATTGACAGCCTCGTCATATATTATCTCTAATCTACCCTGCTTCCCATACCATCTCAGCTTTCCCGCGAACTCTATCTCCATGTTGAAGTCCCTTAGGATGATTCTCCTCCTCTCTATATCCACTTCATATCGATCCTGCCTAATCACTATGATCTTCCTCCTCCCGCCCTCCCTATCCTTCCAATACCCAGGCGGGCTGATCTTCTTCATGAAGGGAGGTAGCCTCCCCTCCTTCATAGCCTTTAGCTCTGAGAAGAAGCTAG from Sulfolobales archaeon encodes:
- a CDS encoding transposase, which codes for MVGQSTRMRGGGRSTSAIPTISEAPSSNIRENVVCLLPNGYQHGKLLWLADVCARLYNEVNYERRQQFFSKQKVDFKGTYRRYYERYRDILGVNAQAVIQKNNESWASFFSELKAMKEGRLPPFMKKISPPGYWKDREGGRRKIIVIRQDRYEVDIERRRIILRDFNMEIEFAGKLRWYGKQGRLEIIYDEAVNKWYAHIPVEVGVETTKNGNKAKHIVRGERKTIQIASPKGDRVASIDLGINVLASVVVDDGSWLLYKGVRAKQDYFYFEKRIAEIQSLE